The DNA window CGTGGCGGGGCTGTTCCCGGCCCTGGGAACCCGGCGCAAGCAGCGTGCCGGCTCCCTGTCCGGTGGCGAGCGTCAGATGGTCGCCATGGGGCGGGCGCTGATGATGGAGCCCAGCGTCCTGCTGCTCGACGAGCCGTCGGCGGGTCTGTCGCCGGCCATGCAGGACGAGGTCTTCTTCCGCACCAAGCAGATCAACGACACCGGCGTCACGGTCATCATGGTCGAGCAGAACGCGCGTCGCTGCCTGCAGATCTGCAACCGGGGCTACGTGCTGGACCAGGGCCGCAACGCCTACACGGCGTCCGGCCGCGACCTGATCCACGACCCGAAGGTGATCGAGCTGTACCTGGGCACCCTCGCCCGAGCCTGATCCCCTCACTGCACAGCGGAAGGCCCCGGGAACCGTGTGGTTCCCGGGGCCTTTCCCTGTCCCGGGGTGGTGACTTCACACGCGGCGTGCTGTTCGCCTCCACGTGGGACTGCGGGTGACGTTCACACGCCGGCGGCTTTCGCGTGGGACTCGGGGCGCGGAACAGGCCTGTGATCCACACGCGAGGGAGGGTGGGGAGCGCGGTCACCCCGTACCCCCGGAAGGGCGTCAGCGGCCCTCTCAGGCCGCGGCAGAAAGGGCGAGGGCCCGGCCAGACGGCCGGGCCCTCGCTGAGGTGTGGTGCTGACTACTGTGGACTTGCCTCAGCCGTCGATCTTGCCGTTCTGGTAGCTGACGTTCTTGTAGGTGTTGTCCGGGCCGTACTGGTAGATGCCGATCGTGGCCTCGGCCGGGTCACCGGCGTCGTTCCAGCTGATCGGGCCGCTCACGCCGTCGTAGTCGATGTCCTTGCCGGCGGCCAGAGCTTCCTTGCACTGCTGGAAGGTGGTGCACTTCTCGCCGTCCTTGCTCACCGCGGAGAGCTGCTTCGAGTAGTCACCCGGAGCGTCGCTCTTGGCGGCCTCGGCGGCCAGCGCGGTCAGGATCGCGGCGTCGTAGGACTCGGCGGCGTAGGAGAAGTCCTTCAGCGCCGGGTCGACCTCGAGCAGCTTCTTCTGGAAGTCCTCGCCCGCCTTGGCGCCCGGCAGGGTGCCCTTGGCGCCCTCGAAGGTCCCGTTCGGGAACTCGGAGCCGTAGTTGGAGAGGTTGCCGTCGACGAAGTACCACTTCTTGGACTTCGCGGTCAGACCGGCCTCGACCAGCTTGGGGACGATCTTCTTGGTCTCGTCGAAGCCGATCAGGATGATCGCCGACGGGTTGGCCTGCTTGATCTTGCCGATCTCGGCGGAGAAGTCGGCGGCCTTGGGGTCGTAGACCTCCTCGGCGACGACCTGGCCGCCACCGGACTCGATCGCGGCGCGGGCGCTCTTGGCGAGGCCGGTGCCGTACGCGTCCTGGAGCACCATCATGCCCACCGTCGCGTTGCCGTCGGCGACGACGAGGTCACCGAGGACGCGGCCCTGGAGCACGTCCGGCGGGGCGGTCCGGTAGTAGAGGCCCTTGTCGTTGTACGTGGTGAACTGGTCCGACGTGTTCGCCGGCGAGATCTGGACCACGCCCGCACCGGTGATCTTGTCGATCACGGAGAGGGAGACCGACGAGGAAGCGGCGCCGATGATGACGTCGGCCTTCTCGGCGAGCAGCTTGTTCACGGACTGGCTGGCGATGTCGGTCGTGGTGTCGCCGGAGTCGGTGTCGCTGACGACGACGTCCTTGCCGAGGACGCCACCAGCGGCGTTGATCTCCTTGGCGGCGAGGTCCACGCCGGCGAACTCGGGCGGGCCGAGGAACGCGAGCGAGCCGGTCTGCGGCAGCAGGGTGCCGATCTTCAGCACACCGTCGCCGGCAGCGGCCGCGGGGGCCGAGGAAGAGCCGCTCTCGGGCTCGTCACCGTCGTTCGAGCACGCGCCCAGGGCAAGGCAAGCGGCACCCAGCACGGCGACGCTGCGCCATGCGAAGTTGCGGCGAATCATCAATTCTCCTTTGTCCAGCGCGGTGGGCGCGTTGGTGGGCTCCCACTGCCATGACGCTGATGCTGAGGAAACTTAAAGGGCGGAGGACCGCTGCACTAGGGCTGGACGCGGGCTGCAACAGGACAGTTGCGTATCCGTAACCTTCCGCAAGTGTCAGACGATTGGGAGTGACGGCCGGGACTGTCGTACCCGGCGACTAGAGTTCACCGACGTGAGCGACGATGCCAAGACTCCCCGCCTGCTGCTGCTCGACGGCCACTCACTGGCCTACCGGGCCTATTTCGCGCTCCCGGTGGAGAACTTCAGCACCGCGACCGGCCAGCCGACGAACGCCGTCTTCGGCTTCACGTCGATGCTCATCAACATGCTGCGCGACGAGAAGCCGACGCACATAGTCGTCGCCTTCGACCTCAGCCGGCGCAGCTTCCGCACCGAGAAATACGCGGACTACAAGGCCGGCCGCTCCGAGACGCCGCAGCCGTTCCAGGGTCAGGTGAGCCTGATCAAGGAGGTGCTCGAGGCGCTGCGCATCCCGGTCGTGGAGAAGGAGAACTACGAGGCCGACGACGTCATCGCCACGCTCGCCACCCAGGCCCGCGAGTCGGGCATGGAGGTGGTCATCTCCACCGGCGACCGCGACGCGTTCCAGCTGGCCAACGAGCACGTCACGATCCTCTACCCGGTGCGCGGCGTCTCCGAGGTCTGGCGGATGACCCCGGAGGCGATCGAGGCGAAGTACTTCGTGCCCCCGGCCCGCTACCGCGACAAGGCGGCCCTGGTCGGCGAGACCAGCGACAACCTGAGCGGCGTGCCCGGCGTCGGCGACAAGACCGCGGCCAAGTGGATCAAGGAGTTCGACGGCCTGGACGGCATCATCGCCAACGTCGACAAGATCAAGGGCAAGGCCGGCGAGAGCCTGCGCGCGCACCTGGCCGACGTGATGCGCAACTACGACCTCAACCGGCTGGTCTGCGACCTGGAGCTGCCGCTGCGCCCGGAGGACGTGCGCTGGCACGGGTGGGACCGCGAGGCGGTGCACTCGGTCTTCGACGCGCTGGAGTTCCGGGTGCTTCGCGAGCGGCTCTACTCATACCTGGAGGCCGTCGAGCCGGAGGCCGAGTCCGGCTTCGACGTCGACGGCTCGATCCTGCCCACCGGCGGGGTGTCCGCCTGGCTGCGCGAGTTCGCCGGCACCGACCCGGTCGGCGTCGCGGTGATCGGCCGGTTCGGGCGGGGCGCCGGTGAGCTCACCGGCGTCGCGGTCGCCACCGGCAGCGGCCCGGCCGCCTGGTTCGACCCCTCCACGCTGGACGAGGACGACGAGCGCGCGGTCGCGGCCTGGCTGGCCGAGCCCAGCCGCCCCAAGGTGCTGCACGACGCGAAACCCGCCCTGCTCGCCTTCCAGGCGCACGGCTGGCAGCTGGCGGGCGTCACGACCGACACCGCGCTCGCGGCCTACCTGGCGAAACCCGACCAGCGGGCGTACGACCTGAACGACCTGGCCCTGCGCTACCTCAAGCGGGAGCTGCGCGTCGACGAGCCGTCCGACGGCCAGCTCACGCTGGACGGTCTCGGTGGTGACGACGGCGCCGGCGAGATGAACCTGATGCTGCGCGCCCGTGCCACCCTCGACCTGGCCGAGGTGCTCACCACCGAGCTGTCCCGCGACGGCGGCGAGTCGATGCGCCTGCTCGCCGACGTCGAGCAGCCGCTGTCGGTGGTGCTCGCCGCGATGGAGCGGCTCGGTATCGCCGCCGACACGGATTACCTGTCGGAGCTGGAGTCGCACTTCGCCGCCGAGGTGAAAGCGGCGCAGCAGGCGGCGCACGAGGTGGTCGGGCGGGAGTTCAACCTGGGCTCGCCCAAGCAGCTCCAGGAGATCCTCTTCGTCGAGCGCAACCTGCCCAAGACCAAGAAGATCAAGTCGGGTTACACCACCGACGCCGACGCGCTGCAGAGCCTGTTCGCGCAGACCGGCGACCCGGTCCTGGCCCACCTGCTGCGCCACCGTGACGTGGCGAAGCTGAAATCCACGGTGGACGGCCTGCTCAAGTCGGTCTCCGACGACGGGCGCATCCACACCACCTTCAACCAGACGGTCGCGGCCACCGGTCGTCTCTCGTCCACCGATCCGAACCTGCAGAACATTCCGATCCGTACCGAAGAGGGCCGGCGCATCCGCCGCGCGTTCGTGGTCGGCCCGGGCCTCGAGCAGCTGATGACCGCGGACTACAGCCAGATCGAGATGCGCATCATGGCGCACCTGTCCGGCGACGACGCGCTGATCGCCGCGTTCAACTCGGGTGCCGACTTCCACGCCGCCACCGCGTCGTCGGTCTTCCACGTCGGCCTGGACGAGGTCACTCCCGACCAGCGGCGCAAGATCAAAGCCATGAACTACGGCCTTGCGTACGGGTTGAGCGCCTTCGGCCTGTCGAACCAGCTCACCATCTCCACCGAGGAGGCGCGCGGCCTCATGGAGGAGTACTTCGAGCGGTTCGGCGGGGTGCGCGACTACCTGCAGGCCGTGGTCACCCAGGCCGGCAAGGACGGATACACCGCGACGATCCTGGGCCGCCGCCGCTACCTGCCGGACCTGCTCAGCGACAACCGGCAGCGCCGGGAGATGGCCCAGCGGATGGCGCTGAACGCGCCGATCCAGGGCTCCGCGGCGGACATCATCAAGATCGCGATGCTCCGGGTGGACGAGGCGCTGCGGGACTCCGGTCTCGCGTCCAAGATGCTGCTGCAGGTCCACGACGAGCTGGTGTTCGAGGTGGCGAACGGGGAGCGCGAGCAGCTGGAGGAGCTGGTCCGCCGCGAGATGGGCGGCGCGTACCCGCTCTCGGTGCCGCTGGAGGTGTCGGTCGGCGTCGGCCGCGACTGGAACGGAGCCGATCACTAACGGGTGTCTCGCCCCGCGCATCTTGCGGTGATCTGGGACCCTGGTCCGATGCCGAGTGGATCGATGTCGATGGAGATCGTCGCCCCGGAGGAGGCCAGGCCTTCGCAGAGAGCCGCCACGGAGGATGCTTCCCGCCCTTCCCTGGTGCTCTCGATCATCGCGAGGGCGGGCGGTGTCACGCTGATGCGCGGCCCGGTCGAGGCGGAGCGGGCGGGCGTGATCGCCGGCATGTTCAAGGCTCTCGGCGATCCGGTCCGCCTGCGCCTGCTCTCGATGATCGCCTCGGCGCCGGAGGGCGAGATCTGCGTGTGCGACCTGAGCGGCGAGTTCCCGCTCACCGGGCCGACGATCTCGCACCACCTGCGGATCCTGCGCGAGGCCGGCCTGGTCGACTGCGACAGACGCGGTACGTGGGTCTACTACCGCTCGGTGCCGGACACCCTCACTCTTCTGGCCGACGTGCTCGACGTCACGTGACGGCTCATTTGAGAGGGTCGTGACCCCAGTTCATCAGGGAGTACCGCCACGGTGTCTCGCGCACGTCCCCGTCCGGCCGCTGAGCGGTGTGCCGGTGGACGTACCCGACGACCTTGCGCATGTGCTCCTCGTCGCCGCCGGTCAGGTCGGCCTTCTTCTTCCCGAGGATCGCGACGATCTTCCGGCCGGAGTCGTGTCCGACCGACTCGGCCTTCGCCGACGACTTCTGCCCGACCTGCTGCGATTCGTCGGTGTCGAGCCATGTGCGCAGTTCGGCGGCGGTCATGTTGACCGCGTCGCGGAACTCGGCGTACACGTCAGTCATGCCGCAGCGCCCCCGGCTTGTGCACCGCGTCCCGGCCACTCTTGTCGCTCTTCACCCGATACTGGGGATCGTCCGGTGAAGCGGCGACGGTCCGGCCGGCGGCTTCGGTCCGTTTGGTGATCTTCTGCTGGACGGTGCCGTGGACGTCCTCGCCGTGACTCCGCCAGGTGACCTTGTCACCTTTTTTCAGGCTTTTCTCGCCATCAGTCATGCGTGTGGGGGTACCCGCGTCCCGGTCGAAGAAACGCCATGCCGCAGTAGTGCCACCCTCCGTGCGACCTCAGGCGCGTCTGCCGTTCGGGGATCGTGGAAGCGGCGTGGCCGGCTGGCGCTCAGTGTTCCCCAAACGGCCGCCGGGCAGCACTCAGCGCCAGCCGGACGGGACGAGCTGGCGCACAGTGCTGCCGCACGCCCTCCCGGCCAGCACTCGGGACCGGCCGGTCCGGCTGGTCGTCAGTGTTCGCCTGGCAGCGTTGGGTGCCGGCCGGTCCGGCTGGTCGTCAGTGTTCGCTTGACAGCGTTGGGTGCCGGCCGGTCCGGCTGGTCATCAGCGCTCTCGGGACAGCGCTGAGCACCAGCCGGCCCTCAGCGCCCACGCCGCAACCCCGCCCAACCCCTCAAGCAGGCAGATCACACACGAAGATCGCCGTCCCCGGGAACAGCCGCCCCCGCAGCGGGCTCCACTGCCCCCAGATCTGCTGATGCCCCTCCGGCCACTCCGGCTCGACCAGGTCACGCAGCACGAACCCGGCCCCCACCAGCTCCCGGATCCGGTCCCCAAGCGTCCGATGCTGCTCCAGATAGGTGACCCGCCCCTGCTCGTCACGCTCGACGTAGGGCGACCGGTCGAAATACGAGTTCCGCACGACGAGCCCGTCCTCGCCCGGCTCGTCCCAGAACGCCCACCGCATCGGATGCGTCACCGAGAACACCCAGCTCCCGCCCGGCCGCAGCACCCGGGCCACCTCCCGCATCGCGGCGGCCGAGTCGGCGACGAACGGGATGGCGCCGAACGCGGTGCAGACGATGTCGAACGCGTCGTCCGCGAACGGCAGGGCGAGCGCGTCCGCCTGGACGAGCGGCACGTGCACCCCGCTGCGCCCGGCTGCCTCGCTCGCGTGCCGCAGCATCCCGGCGGAGAGGTCGAGGGCGACGGGCGACGCGCCCTGCACGCGTAACCACCGGGAGGCCGCCGCGGCGCCGGCTCCGAGTTCCAGGATCTTCTTCCCGGGTACGGGTCCGAGCAGTCCCGCCTCCGCCTCGCGCAGCCGTTCCGGGCACCAGACGAAGTCGACGTCACCGAGGAAATTGCCGTGTTCGTCCTGGTAGTCGTCGGCATCGAGGTCCCACCAGGCGCGGTTCGCCCGGCGGGCTTCCGTCTCGGAAACGGTCTTCCTGGTGGCGATCTCTGTCACCCGGCAACCGTACGGCAGTCACCCGGCGGCCCTCCGGCAGGCGTGTCGGCTGTCACGATTCTGTCTAAATGGTGCATCCTGGCTGGTTCCGGGCGAGCAATGTGCCGCGGTCCTCAGGAGGGCTTGCAACCTGTGGTAATGCGCACGGTAAGCTAGTCGATGCGCTCGCGGATCGTGTGCCTCGGCAGGGAGCAGGTTCCGTGGTCGCCGGTCTCGGCATGATCGATTGCAAATGATCAGACTGCTCCACAGCTTGGTCGTCTCCCTCGGTCGTGTCGCTGCCGGCGGCAGTTCCGTCGAGCGCGAGAGACACCACGAATCCATCCGTTCGGAGCAACTGTCCACATGACGAGCAGCATCGAGGCCACCTCGAGCGCCAACAAGGTCACCGTCGACGATCTCGGATCCGAGGAAGCATTCCTCGCGGCCATCGACGAGACCATCAAGTACTTCAACGACGGCGACATTGTCGAAGGCACCGTCGTCAAGGTCGATCGGGACGAGGTCCTGCTCGACATCGGCTACAAGACCGAGGGTGTCATCCCCTCGCGCGAGTTGTCGATCAAGCATGACGTGGACCCCGCGGAAGTGGTGTCGGTTGGTGACCACATCGAAGCCCTCGTCCTCACCAAGGAGGACAAGGAGGGTCGTCTGATCCTCTCGAAGAAGCGCGCTCAGTACGAGCGTGCCTGGGGCACCATCGAGAAGATCAAGGAAGACGACGGCGTCGTCCGTGGTTCGGTCATCGAGGTCGTCAAGGGTGGTCTCATCCTCGACATCGGC is part of the Actinoplanes missouriensis 431 genome and encodes:
- a CDS encoding class I SAM-dependent methyltransferase, translated to MTEIATRKTVSETEARRANRAWWDLDADDYQDEHGNFLGDVDFVWCPERLREAEAGLLGPVPGKKILELGAGAAAASRWLRVQGASPVALDLSAGMLRHASEAAGRSGVHVPLVQADALALPFADDAFDIVCTAFGAIPFVADSAAAMREVARVLRPGGSWVFSVTHPMRWAFWDEPGEDGLVVRNSYFDRSPYVERDEQGRVTYLEQHRTLGDRIRELVGAGFVLRDLVEPEWPEGHQQIWGQWSPLRGRLFPGTAIFVCDLPA
- a CDS encoding ABC transporter substrate-binding protein; its protein translation is MIRRNFAWRSVAVLGAACLALGACSNDGDEPESGSSSAPAAAAGDGVLKIGTLLPQTGSLAFLGPPEFAGVDLAAKEINAAGGVLGKDVVVSDTDSGDTTTDIASQSVNKLLAEKADVIIGAASSSVSLSVIDKITGAGVVQISPANTSDQFTTYNDKGLYYRTAPPDVLQGRVLGDLVVADGNATVGMMVLQDAYGTGLAKSARAAIESGGGQVVAEEVYDPKAADFSAEIGKIKQANPSAIILIGFDETKKIVPKLVEAGLTAKSKKWYFVDGNLSNYGSEFPNGTFEGAKGTLPGAKAGEDFQKKLLEVDPALKDFSYAAESYDAAILTALAAEAAKSDAPGDYSKQLSAVSKDGEKCTTFQQCKEALAAGKDIDYDGVSGPISWNDAGDPAEATIGIYQYGPDNTYKNVSYQNGKIDG
- a CDS encoding DUF3140 domain-containing protein, with translation MTDVYAEFRDAVNMTAAELRTWLDTDESQQVGQKSSAKAESVGHDSGRKIVAILGKKKADLTGGDEEHMRKVVGYVHRHTAQRPDGDVRETPWRYSLMNWGHDPLK
- a CDS encoding ArsR/SmtB family transcription factor, whose product is MRGPVEAERAGVIAGMFKALGDPVRLRLLSMIASAPEGEICVCDLSGEFPLTGPTISHHLRILREAGLVDCDRRGTWVYYRSVPDTLTLLADVLDVT
- a CDS encoding hypervirulence associated TUDOR domain-containing protein, with protein sequence MTDGEKSLKKGDKVTWRSHGEDVHGTVQQKITKRTEAAGRTVAASPDDPQYRVKSDKSGRDAVHKPGALRHD
- the polA gene encoding DNA polymerase I — translated: MSDDAKTPRLLLLDGHSLAYRAYFALPVENFSTATGQPTNAVFGFTSMLINMLRDEKPTHIVVAFDLSRRSFRTEKYADYKAGRSETPQPFQGQVSLIKEVLEALRIPVVEKENYEADDVIATLATQARESGMEVVISTGDRDAFQLANEHVTILYPVRGVSEVWRMTPEAIEAKYFVPPARYRDKAALVGETSDNLSGVPGVGDKTAAKWIKEFDGLDGIIANVDKIKGKAGESLRAHLADVMRNYDLNRLVCDLELPLRPEDVRWHGWDREAVHSVFDALEFRVLRERLYSYLEAVEPEAESGFDVDGSILPTGGVSAWLREFAGTDPVGVAVIGRFGRGAGELTGVAVATGSGPAAWFDPSTLDEDDERAVAAWLAEPSRPKVLHDAKPALLAFQAHGWQLAGVTTDTALAAYLAKPDQRAYDLNDLALRYLKRELRVDEPSDGQLTLDGLGGDDGAGEMNLMLRARATLDLAEVLTTELSRDGGESMRLLADVEQPLSVVLAAMERLGIAADTDYLSELESHFAAEVKAAQQAAHEVVGREFNLGSPKQLQEILFVERNLPKTKKIKSGYTTDADALQSLFAQTGDPVLAHLLRHRDVAKLKSTVDGLLKSVSDDGRIHTTFNQTVAATGRLSSTDPNLQNIPIRTEEGRRIRRAFVVGPGLEQLMTADYSQIEMRIMAHLSGDDALIAAFNSGADFHAATASSVFHVGLDEVTPDQRRKIKAMNYGLAYGLSAFGLSNQLTISTEEARGLMEEYFERFGGVRDYLQAVVTQAGKDGYTATILGRRRYLPDLLSDNRQRREMAQRMALNAPIQGSAADIIKIAMLRVDEALRDSGLASKMLLQVHDELVFEVANGEREQLEELVRREMGGAYPLSVPLEVSVGVGRDWNGADH